One window from the genome of Rhodococcus sp. ABRD24 encodes:
- a CDS encoding HAD family hydrolase, with protein MTILVATDLDRTMIYSRAAMDLEPTTAESDLQCVEHYDGAPLSFVTVTGARLLQAVARTAVLVPTTTRTIEQFRRIALPGSPWRYAITSNGGNILVDGIPDPRWRSGIDESARSRGAGLDEVTTALRSRISDDWVRNCRVADELFCYLVVDLAALPDDFLAEWGTWCGARGWNVSRQGRKIYTMPDAVSKSSAVAEVRRRLVADGSIAEVAMTLAAGDGALDADMLAAADAAIRPRHGELDALDWQHPHLTVTNRRGIAAGEEILRWFLLHAEKDPAVPAGQNLPAGAHI; from the coding sequence ATGACCATTCTCGTGGCGACCGACCTCGACCGGACGATGATCTACTCGCGGGCCGCGATGGACCTGGAGCCGACGACAGCCGAGTCCGACCTGCAGTGCGTCGAACACTATGACGGCGCGCCGCTGTCGTTCGTCACTGTGACCGGTGCGAGGCTGCTGCAAGCCGTGGCCAGGACGGCGGTTCTGGTACCGACCACGACTCGTACCATCGAACAGTTCCGGCGAATCGCCTTGCCTGGCAGCCCGTGGCGCTACGCCATCACCAGCAACGGCGGCAACATCCTCGTCGACGGTATCCCGGATCCCCGCTGGCGGAGCGGCATCGACGAGAGTGCCCGCAGTCGAGGGGCAGGGCTCGACGAGGTCACCACCGCACTGCGATCCAGGATCAGTGACGACTGGGTCCGCAACTGTCGGGTCGCCGACGAACTCTTCTGCTACCTGGTGGTCGATCTCGCGGCGCTGCCGGACGACTTCCTGGCCGAGTGGGGTACGTGGTGCGGTGCGCGTGGCTGGAACGTCTCCCGGCAGGGCCGCAAGATCTACACCATGCCCGATGCGGTGTCGAAGAGTTCCGCGGTGGCCGAGGTTCGCAGGCGTCTGGTTGCCGATGGCTCGATTGCCGAGGTTGCGATGACGCTCGCGGCCGGGGACGGCGCGCTCGATGCCGACATGCTCGCCGCCGCGGACGCCGCGATCCGGCCGCGGCACGGCGAACTCGACGCGCTCGACTGGCAGCATCCGCACCTGACCGTGACGAACAGGCGCGGAATCGCTGCGGGGGAGGAGATCCTGCGCTGGTTCCTCCTGCACGCCGAGAAGGATCCCGCTGTGCCGGCTGGGCAGAACCTGCCAGCCGGCGCCCACATCTGA
- a CDS encoding TerD family protein, which yields MPQQLTKGQNAALSVNDVVVSIVLTAAADLSALLVTAAGKVRSDDDFVFFNQPAGPGVRLQPGATGQAAELAVTLSAIPADVEQVRAVITLDDAASSFGRSAPPTALVSDTAGNVLYEYRIEGLDTESIVIALELYRRQGAWKVRAVGQGYAGGFAALVTDHGVSVDDAPAPTPVSTGSAPTMTPPAVPPHRSSNGATAGTHTAPAAVPDAPEISLTKQKRVNLSKGQKVTLRKDGGVALTHIRMGLGWDPVSSRGRFGARSSSIDLDASAVMFAGSQVADIVYYGALESDDRAVVHSGDNLTGDGDGDDEVITVDLPSVASKITAIIFVVTSYRGQTFEQVANAFCRLVDSPQGAELARFTLQGGMPFTAVAMAKVYRQGGEWKLQAIGEGLNAKTAKKAVPHLGRFLND from the coding sequence GTGCCCCAACAGCTCACCAAGGGCCAGAATGCAGCCCTGTCCGTGAACGATGTCGTCGTCTCGATCGTCCTCACCGCGGCCGCGGACCTGTCCGCTCTGCTGGTGACCGCGGCGGGCAAGGTCCGGTCCGATGACGACTTCGTCTTCTTCAACCAGCCGGCGGGGCCGGGTGTGCGTCTGCAGCCCGGGGCTACGGGGCAGGCCGCCGAACTTGCGGTGACGCTGTCGGCGATCCCGGCAGACGTGGAGCAGGTGCGGGCTGTCATCACCCTCGACGACGCCGCGAGCAGTTTCGGCCGGTCGGCACCGCCGACTGCCCTGGTCTCCGATACGGCCGGGAATGTGTTGTACGAGTACCGCATCGAAGGACTGGATACCGAATCGATCGTCATTGCGCTCGAGTTGTATCGACGCCAGGGGGCGTGGAAGGTACGTGCCGTCGGCCAGGGATATGCCGGCGGGTTCGCAGCGCTGGTGACCGATCATGGTGTGTCCGTTGACGACGCGCCCGCCCCCACACCGGTGTCGACCGGCTCCGCACCCACGATGACGCCGCCTGCAGTGCCCCCGCATCGATCCTCCAACGGCGCCACCGCCGGTACCCATACCGCGCCCGCCGCGGTGCCGGATGCCCCCGAAATCAGCCTCACCAAGCAGAAGCGGGTGAATCTGAGCAAGGGGCAGAAGGTCACTCTCCGTAAGGACGGCGGTGTCGCACTGACCCACATCCGGATGGGGCTGGGCTGGGATCCGGTGAGCAGCCGAGGACGATTCGGCGCACGTTCGTCCAGCATCGACCTGGATGCTTCGGCCGTGATGTTCGCCGGAAGTCAGGTCGCCGACATCGTCTACTACGGTGCGCTCGAGTCGGACGACCGCGCCGTCGTGCACTCCGGCGACAATCTCACTGGAGACGGCGACGGCGACGACGAAGTGATCACCGTCGACCTACCCAGCGTCGCCTCTAAGATCACCGCCATCATTTTCGTTGTCACTTCCTATCGGGGGCAGACCTTCGAGCAGGTGGCCAACGCGTTCTGTCGACTGGTCGACTCGCCGCAGGGGGCCGAGTTGGCACGATTCACCCTTCAGGGCGGCATGCCTTTCACCGCTGTCGCTATGGCCAAGGTGTACCGGCAGGGCGGCGAGTGGAAGCTGCAGGCTATCGGGGAGGGCCTCAACGCGAAGACCGCGAAGAAGGCCGTTCCCCACCTAGGTCGATTCCTGAACGATTGA
- a CDS encoding alpha/beta fold hydrolase produces MSGRISSYSRDGLTFDVRDEGPLDGTPVVLLHGFPQDARSWDGLAPLLHTRGFRTLAPDQRGCSPAARPRSRWAYRSAQLTADVVALIECAGVGQVHVVGHDWGAAVAWTIAAQRPDLVRTLTALSVPHPAAFVRALLTSKQIRMSWYMFVFQLPLLPERALASGGFARRHLIASGMAAAAADRDLAAMRDRSRARGGLNWYRAMAFTRPGANATKVRVPTLYVWSDGDIALGPVGARLAARFVDAPYTFETLEGVSHWIPEEAPEQVDALLGAHLR; encoded by the coding sequence GTGAGCGGCCGGATTTCGTCGTACAGCCGTGACGGTCTGACGTTCGACGTCCGTGACGAGGGGCCGCTCGACGGGACGCCGGTAGTCCTGCTGCACGGGTTCCCGCAGGACGCCCGATCGTGGGACGGACTGGCTCCGCTGTTGCACACGCGCGGATTCCGCACTCTGGCACCGGATCAGCGTGGTTGCTCGCCCGCGGCACGGCCCCGCTCACGATGGGCCTACCGGTCCGCGCAGCTCACGGCGGATGTCGTCGCGCTGATCGAATGTGCCGGTGTCGGGCAGGTCCATGTGGTGGGACACGACTGGGGTGCGGCTGTTGCGTGGACGATCGCCGCACAGCGACCAGATCTGGTCCGAACTCTTACCGCGTTGTCGGTGCCGCACCCGGCGGCGTTCGTCCGTGCGCTGCTGACCAGCAAGCAGATCCGTATGTCCTGGTACATGTTCGTGTTCCAGTTGCCGCTGCTTCCGGAGCGCGCGCTGGCATCGGGAGGGTTTGCCCGACGTCACCTGATCGCGAGCGGCATGGCCGCAGCTGCCGCCGACCGAGACCTTGCGGCGATGCGCGATCGCAGCCGGGCGCGAGGGGGTTTGAACTGGTACCGGGCGATGGCGTTCACGAGGCCCGGTGCGAATGCGACCAAGGTCCGCGTGCCCACGCTGTACGTGTGGAGCGACGGCGACATCGCGCTCGGCCCGGTCGGGGCTCGTCTAGCCGCACGTTTCGTCGACGCGCCGTATACGTTCGAGACCCTCGAGGGGGTCAGCCACTGGATTCCGGAGGAAGCGCCCGAGCAGGTCGACGCGCTGCTCGGTGCGCACCTCCGATGA
- a CDS encoding helix-turn-helix domain-containing protein, with protein sequence MAIKRSYGQYCGLARALDVVGNRWSLLIVRELLRGPARYGQLQEGLPGISTNLLTDRLRELEEAGVIRRQLDTDSNGIAYALTPWGSELRGAVAALVNWSTPLMVSGPGGDSVRTHWLVVALESLLDGKRAEVPATVGVEVDGTTLTVRVDETGTHVALDVDGQHQTVLRAEPTVVLGLASGMLTVEQAIAAGGLRGDKQDLTTVFGAD encoded by the coding sequence ATGGCAATCAAGCGGTCATACGGACAGTACTGCGGCTTGGCGCGGGCGCTCGACGTCGTGGGCAACCGGTGGAGCCTGCTCATCGTGCGCGAGCTACTCCGGGGACCGGCCCGCTACGGGCAACTCCAGGAAGGCCTGCCCGGGATCTCCACCAACCTGCTGACCGATCGCCTGCGCGAACTGGAGGAAGCCGGCGTGATCCGGCGCCAGCTTGACACCGATAGCAACGGCATCGCCTACGCTCTGACCCCCTGGGGCAGCGAACTACGCGGCGCTGTCGCGGCGCTGGTGAACTGGAGCACGCCGCTCATGGTTTCCGGCCCGGGTGGCGACAGCGTCCGCACTCATTGGTTGGTGGTTGCGCTCGAGTCACTGTTGGACGGCAAGCGAGCCGAGGTACCGGCGACCGTCGGCGTGGAGGTCGACGGCACGACCCTGACGGTGCGGGTCGACGAAACGGGAACCCACGTCGCGCTCGACGTCGATGGGCAACACCAGACCGTCCTTCGCGCAGAACCAACGGTGGTGCTTGGCCTTGCGTCAGGAATGCTGACCGTCGAGCAGGCGATCGCCGCGGGCGGACTCCGTGGCGACAAGCAGGATCTCACCACGGTTTTCGGAGCCGACTGA
- a CDS encoding alpha/beta fold hydrolase, translated as MATAQASGERPAWVDDELFPFESHFVELDGNVVHYVDEGSGPILLLLSGNPVWSFVYRDVIAALRGRFRCIAVDFPGFGLSTGAPGYRYLARDHAELLVSFLDRLELSRLTLVGHNWGGPFGLYAAQQRPDKFERLVLSNTWAWPLNGDLSSELFSRGVGNPIGRALIRRFNLFVNYYIPSAHKRRNLSGAEMAHYREAMPTPERRRPCAALPSEIVGARGFFTDLAGRLSTLAKLPTLIVWAEADPIFTDKYRERFEAIFPNHTTKVLHGVGHFLQSDAPAEFSEAIVTWWAAELAGGGETASSKP; from the coding sequence ATGGCGACCGCACAAGCTTCTGGTGAACGTCCGGCGTGGGTGGACGACGAGTTGTTCCCATTCGAAAGCCACTTCGTGGAGCTGGACGGGAACGTCGTGCACTACGTGGACGAGGGTTCGGGGCCGATCCTGTTGTTGCTGAGCGGCAATCCGGTCTGGTCCTTCGTCTACCGCGACGTCATTGCAGCCTTGCGGGGCCGGTTCCGGTGCATCGCCGTGGATTTTCCAGGATTCGGCCTGTCCACCGGTGCGCCCGGCTATCGGTACCTGGCTCGCGACCACGCAGAGCTACTCGTGTCCTTCCTCGACCGCTTGGAACTCTCGCGGCTGACGTTGGTCGGCCACAACTGGGGAGGTCCGTTCGGCTTGTACGCTGCCCAGCAACGGCCGGACAAGTTCGAACGCCTCGTCCTCTCCAATACCTGGGCATGGCCATTGAACGGTGACCTGTCCAGCGAACTGTTCTCACGCGGCGTAGGGAACCCCATCGGACGCGCGCTGATTCGGCGGTTCAACCTGTTCGTCAACTACTACATCCCGTCAGCGCACAAGCGCCGGAACCTATCCGGAGCTGAGATGGCGCACTACCGCGAGGCTATGCCCACGCCGGAGCGCCGACGACCCTGCGCAGCACTTCCGAGTGAAATCGTCGGCGCTCGTGGGTTCTTCACCGATCTTGCGGGCCGACTCAGCACTCTCGCGAAGTTACCCACGCTGATCGTGTGGGCCGAGGCGGACCCGATCTTCACCGACAAATACCGTGAGCGATTCGAAGCAATCTTCCCTAACCACACCACGAAGGTGCTCCACGGAGTCGGCCACTTCCTGCAATCCGACGCGCCAGCAGAGTTCAGCGAAGCCATCGTGACTTGGTGGGCGGCAGAACTGGCCGGTGGTGGCGAGACGGCCTCGTCGAAGCCATAG
- a CDS encoding alpha/beta hydrolase domain-containing protein: MHGSPGTSTSVDLAAAGYSEREFFLSGTATAYREDGAWDSDGSWAVTEAGQAPYRTRLLVRMPKDPGRFNGTVVVEWLDVSGNVDTDVDFGYMYPELLQGYAWVGVSAQAAGVNSTGGSPLGPNVVGLKAWDPQRYGPLHHPGDAYSYDIFSQAGAAIRAPRGANPLSGLVVEKLLAVGQSQAGFRMLTYANAIQPSARIFDGLFIHGRAGAGAPIGDATLDGPGGPTGIAPARVRTDLEVPVFQVVTETDLFELGGGPGPHSFVAARQPDTERIRTWEIAGAAHSDAHSLRILHPQYTAQFGAIRELSTLIPIVNDGPQSQVVSAALRALRHWVVDGVAPASADPIETTADTIVRDRFGNALGGVRTPDVDVPVATLTGETVQVPNNGATVPLDTETLAVLYPDQDTYVTQFSDATDRAVTAGFLRFEDGRALMTKARSRGIGN, encoded by the coding sequence ATGCACGGGTCACCAGGGACATCGACGTCAGTCGATTTGGCGGCGGCAGGCTACAGCGAACGGGAATTCTTCCTCAGCGGCACCGCGACCGCATACCGAGAGGATGGGGCCTGGGACTCCGACGGCAGCTGGGCGGTGACCGAGGCCGGGCAGGCCCCGTACCGCACGCGCCTCCTGGTCCGTATGCCGAAGGACCCGGGCCGCTTCAACGGCACCGTCGTCGTCGAGTGGCTCGACGTGAGCGGCAACGTCGATACCGACGTCGACTTCGGATACATGTACCCGGAGTTGCTGCAGGGCTACGCCTGGGTGGGCGTCTCCGCTCAGGCGGCCGGTGTCAACAGCACCGGCGGCAGCCCTCTGGGGCCGAACGTCGTCGGACTCAAGGCCTGGGATCCGCAGCGCTACGGTCCGCTGCATCATCCGGGCGATGCGTACTCGTACGACATCTTCTCCCAGGCCGGTGCCGCGATCCGCGCACCCCGCGGCGCCAACCCGCTCTCGGGTCTGGTGGTGGAGAAGCTGCTCGCAGTCGGACAGTCGCAGGCCGGCTTCCGGATGCTCACCTATGCCAACGCCATCCAGCCCTCGGCCCGGATCTTCGACGGCCTGTTCATCCACGGCCGCGCCGGAGCAGGTGCTCCGATCGGCGACGCCACACTCGACGGACCGGGCGGCCCGACGGGCATCGCCCCCGCGCGTGTACGCACGGATCTCGAGGTGCCGGTGTTCCAGGTGGTCACCGAGACCGACCTGTTCGAGCTCGGCGGCGGTCCCGGACCACACTCGTTCGTCGCGGCTCGCCAGCCCGACACCGAGCGCATCCGTACGTGGGAAATTGCCGGTGCCGCCCATTCCGACGCGCACTCGCTGCGAATCCTGCACCCGCAGTACACCGCCCAGTTCGGGGCGATCCGGGAGCTGAGCACGCTGATCCCGATCGTCAATGACGGACCGCAGAGCCAGGTCGTGTCGGCGGCGCTGCGCGCGCTACGGCACTGGGTAGTCGACGGCGTCGCACCCGCATCCGCCGATCCGATCGAGACCACCGCGGACACTATCGTCCGCGACCGCTTCGGCAACGCGCTCGGCGGCGTCCGCACTCCGGATGTCGACGTGCCGGTCGCAACTCTCACCGGCGAGACCGTGCAGGTGCCGAACAACGGGGCGACCGTGCCCCTCGACACCGAGACGCTGGCCGTGCTCTACCCGGATCAGGATACGTACGTGACTCAGTTCTCCGACGCCACCGACCGTGCAGTCACCGCGGGATTCCTGCGATTCGAGGACGGACGTGCCCTGATGACCAAGGCACGAAGCCGCGGCATCGGCAACTGA
- a CDS encoding sulfotransferase: MTESTRPDRTTVGTVEDLHASATRMTGLTDFGVDDYTEALGVLLDSYAQDEDLTPFGSKISRVFLRGALVARLLSEAAWKQFPEHTAVPIDRPIFVTGLPRTGTTALHRLLTADPAHQGLEMWLTEMPQPRPPRDTWGANPVFQKIEATFSQHHVDHPEFMGVHYMSAGEVEECWQLLRQTFKSVSYECLANLPTYSQWLQGQDWTNAYARHKKNLQLIGLPDRDRRWVLKNPSHLFALDELMAVYPDALIVQTHRPPSTIIPSVCSLAEHATEGWSNKFRGDVIGRSQLDLWARGLEDFTAARVNYDPAQFIDVEYGDFVGDPLGTVEKIYSHFAIPMSEPARRAMTDMHDESRSGSRKPAHRYTLEEYGLTAGEVDERFGDYAVG, encoded by the coding sequence ATGACTGAAAGTACCCGACCCGATCGCACCACGGTCGGCACCGTCGAAGACCTACACGCGTCCGCGACCAGGATGACCGGCCTCACCGACTTCGGCGTCGACGACTACACCGAGGCCCTCGGCGTCCTGCTCGACTCGTACGCCCAAGACGAGGATCTGACCCCGTTCGGCAGCAAGATCTCCCGCGTCTTCCTGCGCGGTGCGCTGGTTGCCCGGCTGCTGTCCGAGGCCGCATGGAAACAGTTCCCCGAGCACACCGCCGTACCGATCGATCGCCCGATCTTCGTCACCGGGCTGCCACGTACCGGCACCACCGCGCTGCACCGCCTACTGACGGCCGATCCCGCGCACCAGGGCCTCGAGATGTGGCTGACGGAGATGCCACAGCCGCGACCGCCGCGCGATACATGGGGCGCCAATCCCGTGTTCCAGAAGATCGAGGCCACGTTCAGTCAGCATCACGTGGACCACCCCGAGTTCATGGGCGTGCACTACATGTCGGCCGGCGAGGTCGAGGAGTGCTGGCAACTGCTGCGTCAGACATTCAAGTCGGTTTCTTACGAGTGCCTGGCGAACCTGCCGACCTATTCCCAGTGGCTGCAGGGCCAGGACTGGACCAACGCATACGCCCGACACAAGAAGAACCTGCAGCTGATCGGCCTACCGGACCGGGACCGGCGGTGGGTGCTCAAGAATCCCAGCCATCTGTTCGCACTCGACGAGTTGATGGCGGTGTACCCCGACGCGCTGATCGTGCAGACCCACCGGCCGCCGAGCACGATCATCCCATCGGTGTGCAGCCTCGCCGAGCACGCTACCGAGGGCTGGTCGAACAAGTTCCGCGGTGACGTGATCGGACGCAGCCAGCTCGACCTGTGGGCACGCGGGCTCGAGGACTTCACGGCGGCACGGGTCAACTACGACCCCGCGCAGTTCATCGACGTCGAATACGGCGACTTCGTCGGTGATCCCCTCGGGACCGTCGAGAAGATCTACTCCCACTTCGCAATTCCGATGTCCGAGCCGGCGCGCCGGGCCATGACGGATATGCACGACGAGAGCCGCTCCGGCAGCCGCAAGCCGGCCCACCGGTACACGCTCGAGGAGTATGGGCTCACCGCCGGAGAGGTCGACGAGCGGTTCGGAGACTACGCGGTGGGCTGA
- a CDS encoding SDR family oxidoreductase — protein MTNLLQDKVVVISGVGPALGRTLALQCAGAGADLVLAARTQSRLDEVAKEVTDLGRRAVTVSTDITDQASAENLVSAGLEAYGRIDTLVNNAFSIPSMKPLERTDYQHIRDSIELTVLGALRLTQLFTPALEQTNGSIVNINSMVLRHSQERYGSYKMAKAALLAMSQSLATELGPKGIRVNSVAPGYIWGDTLKKYFAHQAEKFGTTVEQIYEHTAAGTDLKRLPETEEVADAVIFLASSMANAITGQCLDVNCGEFHH, from the coding sequence ATGACAAATCTGTTGCAGGACAAAGTGGTAGTCATCTCGGGCGTCGGCCCCGCACTGGGCCGAACGCTCGCGCTACAGTGCGCGGGTGCCGGTGCCGATCTGGTGCTGGCCGCTCGCACACAGTCCCGACTCGACGAGGTGGCGAAGGAGGTGACCGACCTGGGTCGCCGGGCCGTCACGGTGTCCACCGACATCACCGATCAGGCCTCGGCCGAGAACCTGGTATCGGCGGGCCTCGAGGCGTACGGCCGAATCGACACCCTGGTGAACAACGCATTCTCGATTCCATCGATGAAGCCGCTCGAGCGCACCGACTACCAGCACATCCGTGACAGCATCGAGCTGACGGTGCTGGGCGCACTGCGACTGACACAGCTGTTCACGCCCGCACTCGAGCAGACCAACGGGTCGATCGTCAACATCAATTCGATGGTGTTGCGGCACTCTCAGGAGCGCTACGGCAGCTACAAGATGGCCAAGGCCGCACTCCTGGCCATGTCCCAGTCCCTGGCCACCGAACTCGGCCCCAAGGGCATTCGAGTCAATTCCGTTGCACCCGGATACATCTGGGGCGACACCCTGAAAAAGTACTTCGCGCACCAGGCCGAGAAGTTCGGTACGACCGTCGAGCAGATCTACGAGCACACCGCGGCCGGTACCGACCTCAAGCGGCTACCGGAAACCGAGGAAGTCGCGGACGCGGTGATCTTCCTCGCCTCCTCGATGGCGAACGCCATCACCGGGCAGTGCCTGGACGTCAACTGCGGCGAGTTCCACCACTGA
- a CDS encoding helix-turn-helix domain-containing protein → MNSRQSGAADSAAGADIDGAGARGRKSPPTERVVQVLDYLVARPDKRFGLSELARALDISKPTCLGILSALVAAGYLTRDGASKLYGLGPALIAAGRAAQHGFAMGPIAREQLERITAEFGTTCTASTVVGDQITVLEVTAVPGAPTRAKVGQVYPFAPPVGLMYVLWGSDEGLEAWLRREPALPVRLDRDHLRRVVDECRDAGYLVETLTTVGQRLHSLMAGVATHDLPPEVRELLGEVVSSLGERVYLARDDHEGEHPVNLIAAPTYDAEGQQALVLTIYVGATIGRAEIDRRAAALTAAADAVTAAVGGRHPMRTRV, encoded by the coding sequence ATGAATTCGCGACAATCCGGTGCGGCGGACTCGGCTGCCGGCGCAGATATCGACGGCGCCGGTGCGCGGGGCCGGAAGTCTCCACCGACGGAGCGCGTCGTCCAGGTGCTCGACTACCTCGTGGCCCGGCCGGACAAGCGGTTCGGGCTCTCGGAACTCGCCCGCGCGCTGGATATCTCGAAACCGACCTGCCTCGGCATCCTGTCGGCGCTCGTCGCCGCCGGCTACCTCACCCGTGACGGCGCATCCAAGCTGTACGGCCTGGGTCCGGCACTGATCGCCGCGGGACGCGCCGCCCAGCACGGGTTCGCGATGGGACCCATTGCGCGCGAACAGCTCGAGCGGATCACCGCGGAGTTCGGGACAACCTGCACGGCATCGACAGTGGTCGGCGACCAGATCACGGTGCTCGAGGTGACGGCGGTGCCCGGTGCTCCCACGCGGGCCAAGGTGGGACAGGTGTATCCGTTCGCGCCGCCGGTGGGTCTGATGTATGTGCTGTGGGGCAGCGACGAGGGGCTCGAGGCGTGGCTACGGCGCGAACCCGCGCTGCCGGTGCGCCTCGACCGCGACCATCTACGGCGCGTCGTCGACGAGTGCCGGGACGCGGGCTATCTGGTGGAGACGCTGACGACCGTCGGGCAGCGGCTGCACTCGCTTATGGCCGGCGTCGCGACGCACGACCTGCCACCCGAGGTCCGGGAACTGCTGGGTGAGGTGGTCTCGAGCCTCGGGGAGCGGGTGTACCTCGCGCGCGATGATCACGAGGGCGAGCATCCGGTCAATCTCATTGCGGCGCCGACCTACGATGCCGAGGGTCAACAGGCGCTGGTGCTGACCATCTATGTGGGAGCGACCATCGGTCGCGCCGAGATCGATCGGCGCGCTGCGGCACTGACCGCGGCGGCCGATGCGGTGACCGCGGCAGTCGGGGGTAGGCATCCGATGCGCACCCGCGTTTGA
- the cysD gene encoding sulfate adenylyltransferase subunit CysD, with protein MSMLHSPPAYELTHLGALEAEAVHIFREVAATFERPVLLFSGGKDSVVMLHVAAKAFWPAPLPLPVMHVDTGHNFDEVMDFRDRTVDRLGLRLVVASVEEDIAAGRVVDESGPRASRNRLQTHALLRGIRDNKFDAVFGGARRDEEKARAKERVFSFRDEFGQWDPRAQRPELWSLYNGRHRKGEHIRVFPLSNWTELDIWQYILEEGIELPSIYYAHRRPVVERDGMLLAHTRFLTLLPGEEPHEALVRFRTVGDATCTGCVESSAGTAAEVVTEVAASRITERGATRADDRISEAGMEDRKKEGYF; from the coding sequence ATGAGCATGCTGCATTCCCCGCCGGCCTACGAGCTGACCCATTTGGGGGCGCTGGAGGCGGAGGCGGTCCATATCTTTCGTGAGGTTGCCGCGACATTCGAGCGTCCGGTGCTCCTGTTCTCCGGTGGCAAGGACTCCGTGGTGATGCTGCACGTCGCTGCCAAGGCGTTCTGGCCCGCGCCGCTGCCGCTGCCGGTGATGCACGTCGACACCGGGCACAACTTCGATGAGGTCATGGACTTCCGCGACCGCACCGTCGACCGCCTGGGGCTGAGGCTTGTCGTCGCGAGCGTCGAGGAGGACATCGCCGCCGGACGTGTCGTCGACGAGAGCGGCCCGCGCGCGAGCCGCAACCGGCTGCAGACCCACGCACTGCTGCGCGGTATCCGGGACAACAAATTCGACGCCGTCTTCGGTGGTGCCCGCCGCGATGAGGAGAAGGCCCGCGCCAAGGAGCGGGTGTTCAGCTTCCGGGACGAGTTCGGTCAGTGGGATCCGCGTGCACAGCGTCCCGAGCTGTGGAGCCTCTACAACGGCCGGCACCGCAAGGGTGAGCACATTCGGGTGTTCCCGCTGTCGAACTGGACCGAACTCGACATCTGGCAGTACATCCTCGAGGAGGGCATCGAGCTGCCGTCCATCTACTACGCGCACCGCCGGCCCGTCGTCGAGCGCGATGGAATGCTGTTGGCGCACACGCGGTTCCTCACGTTGCTCCCGGGGGAGGAGCCCCACGAGGCGCTGGTCCGCTTCCGTACCGTCGGCGACGCGACGTGCACCGGCTGCGTCGAGTCGTCGGCGGGCACCGCGGCCGAGGTCGTGACCGAGGTGGCCGCGAGCCGCATCACCGAGCGCGGCGCGACCCGCGCCGACGACCGGATCTCCGAGGCCGGGATGGAAGACCGCAAGAAGGAGGGCTACTTCTGA